A single Alosa sapidissima isolate fAloSap1 chromosome 17, fAloSap1.pri, whole genome shotgun sequence DNA region contains:
- the si:ch211-171b20.3 gene encoding uncharacterized protein si:ch211-171b20.3 has protein sequence MYLKTTTTVSPLPRPYQVQKSNNFQRFSLLRQACNSPSKTCCPFEGYDLTSVPSRLLPATSAAPEKSLSVEIFKHRSRISNRTCSLFTIGANHKSQFFPDPVAGATASFIQRLSEISSLEGETIRQEKMKKMKKSRKQD, from the exons ATGTACCTCAAAACAACCACCACTGTGTCTCCTCTACCTCGGCCTTATCAGGTTCAGAAATCAAATAATTTTCAGCGGTTTTCACTACTGAGGCAGGCTTGTAATAGCCCCTCTAAGACATGTTG CCCTTTTGAAGGTTATGATCTCACTTCAGTTCCAAGTCGTCTGTTACCAGCTACCTCAGCAGCCCCCGAAAAGTCGCTCTCGGTCGAAATTTTTAAACACAG atCAAGAATAAGTAATCGCACGTGCAGCCTTTTTACTATTGGTGCAAACCATAAAA GTCAGTTTTTTCCTGATCCTGTGGCGGGGGCGACAGCCTCCTTCATCCAAAGGCTCTCTGAGATCTCATCACTGGAGGGGGAGACCATCCGACAGGAGAAAATGAAAAAGATGAAGAAGAGCAGGAAACAGGACTAA
- the rdh10a gene encoding retinol dehydrogenase 10-A translates to MINILVEFLVVILKVLWAIALAGLKWLVKPKEKSVAGQVCVITGAGGELGRLFAKEFARRRAVLVLWDINSQSNEETAEMVRQIYRELDSPMSKDGAIGGVEEVPPFQPQVYTYTCDVGKRESVYSTAEKVRREVGEVNLLINNAGVVSGHPLLECPDELIERTMVVNCHAHFWTTKAFLPKMLEMNHGHIVTVASSLGLFSTAGVEDYCSSKFGAIGFHESLSHEIKASEKDGIKMTLVCPYLVDTGMFRGCRIRKEIEPFLPPLRPEFCVKQSMRAILTDQPMICTPRIVYMVNLMKSILPFEAIVCMYRFLGADKCMYPFLAQRKELMNNNEAKNGI, encoded by the exons ATGATTAACATTCTCGTGGAGTTCCTGGTGGTCATTCTGAAAGTTCTATGGGCTATTGCACTGGCCGGTCTGAAATGGCTTGTGAAACCCAAGGAGAAGAGTGTCGcgggacaggtgtgtgtgatcACCGGGGCTGGTGGCGAACTCGGGCGGCTCTTCGCTAAGGAGTTTGCTCGGAGGCGAGCAGTCCTGGTACTCTGGGACATCAACAGCCAAAGCAACGAAGAGACTGCAGAGATGGTGCGGCAAATCTATCGCGAGCTGGACAGCCCGATGTCTAAAGACG GAGCCATTGGCGGTGTAGAGGAAGTTCCACCGTTCCAGCCGCAGGTGTACACCTACACGTGTGACGTGGGTAAGCGGGAGAGCGTGTACTCCACTGCGGAGAAAGTGCGCCGTGAGGTGGGCGAAGTCAACCTGCTGATCAATAACGCCGGCGTGGTGTCGGGCCACCCTCTCCTGGAGTGCCCAGACGAGCTTATCGAGCGGACCATGGTGGTCAACTGCCATGCACATTTCTGG accacCAAGGCATTTCTTCCCAAGATGTTGGAGATGAACCATGGCCACATTGTGACAGTTGCCAGTTCGCTCGGTCTCTTCAGCACAGCTGGTGTGGAG GATTACTGCTCCAGCAAGTTTGGAGCCATCGGCTTCCACGAGTCCCTGAGCCATGAAATCAAGGCGTCTGAGAAGGACGGGATCAAGATGACTTTGGTGTGTCCCTACCTGGTGGACACCGGCATGTTCCGCGGATGCAGGATAAG GAAGGAGATTGAGCCCTTCCTGCCACCTTTGAGGCCGGAGTTCTGTGTCAAACAGTCCATGAGGGCCATCCTGACCGATCAGCCCATGATTTGCACACCTCGTATCGTCTATATGGTCAACCTTATGAAAAG CATTTTGCCCTTTGAAGCCATCGTCTGCATGTACCGGTTCCTGGGAGCAGACAAGTGCATGTATCCCTTCTTGGCTCAGAGGAAGGAGTTGATGAACAACAACGAAGCGAAGAATGGGATCTAA